In one window of Drosophila innubila isolate TH190305 chromosome 2L unlocalized genomic scaffold, UK_Dinn_1.0 4_B_2L, whole genome shotgun sequence DNA:
- the LOC117781834 gene encoding LOW QUALITY PROTEIN: homeotic protein spalt-major (The sequence of the model RefSeq protein was modified relative to this genomic sequence to represent the inferred CDS: inserted 1 base in 1 codon), which yields MKNHLSNVLCAMRSDFKDNHQETINKMIQFGTVKYGIVKQLKDRARSADKDITSDQEDNGACSPVTTATASASAGNSPSPSRSPQRQSEEEGEREVESVLEKGVSKEQQIDNDNVDEAIEDHNHNNNNEVIMTKPPVENELDHSGNSSASMPHSPTAATSVTEEAAAQPTNTDKELDVDVEMQEETPRQTSATPPASQAANAGAAPVTLEAIQNMQMAIAQFAAKTIANGSSGADNEAAMKQLAFLQQTLFNLQQQQLFQIQLIQQLQSQLALNQVKPNEEEADEELEPEEREDGETDTYEEEERIADMELRQKAEARMAEAKARQHLINAGVPLRERSRSASPATEAISAESLKRKREEDACVKPPSSSLKLSGERESAQDALSKLKEMENMPLPFGSDLASSIITNHDDLPEPNSLDLLQKRAQEVLDSASQGILANNMADDFAFGDKSGEGKNRNEPFFKHRCRYCGKVFGSDSALQIHIRSHTGERPFKCNVCGSRFTTKGNLKVHFQRHAQKFPHVPMNATPIPEHMDKFHPPLLDQMSPDSSPTHSPAPAPSLPPTSTSAMTQAQAQAQASMSMSFPSSPAFPGFQGLYRPPMELLKSLGAAAGSTAGLPHPFFPQMPGLGAALKHSQQQSQDMPTDLRKSSGPSSPHDEEEDRTTVRLPVKTELLEEEKPENATRESTGAESAEMEAEPEPEPLPLEVRIKEERIDEDQEQEHQQTSQSEAITRRSPSPQLPTVAQSPPPNPRHLHAHSHSSAMLGYPPVVQPIQPPAIMHTQCSPGSQSHLDQLPTPGQLPPTMPHRDDFFAERFPLNFTTKTLSPEHHSPIRSPAGHGHAHAHIPRSPFFNPIKHEMAALLPRPHSNDNSWENFIEVSNTSETMKLKELMKNKKISDPNQCVVCDRVLSCKSALQMHYRTHTGERPFKCRICGRAFTTKGNLKTHMAVHKIRPPMRNFHQCPVCHKKYSNALVLQQHIRLHXGEPTDLTPEQIQAAEIRDPPPSMMPGHFMNPFAAAAFHFGAMPGAGGPGVPPGAAGMHGGPHNGALGSESSQGDLDDNMDCGDGDDFDDASSEHLSNHNESAGDERARSGDEFKSLLFEQKLRIDPTGVVNIHSHQRPRSTASNANSIGSVSASASPSAPTSPSSQPKPSCSPVRSISEASQGALDLTPRAAPPPTLATSSSSRSPLPLAVERKEKTISPLSQQPPARSPNGPASLLSSPLPPSVGIDCLPPGLQHHLQQQHQHLMQQQAAVAAAAAAQHHHHQMQQHAAALHQHQEQLRREAQEVQQKAAAAAAAAVAAQRQTSPQPSARSSEPAGGPPAQPNPLIAARPPFGMFPNLPIFPPATTQNMCNAMNQIAQSVMPAAPFNPLALSGVRGSTTCGICYKTFPCHSALEIHYRSHTKERPFKCNICDRGFTTKGNLKQHMLTHKIRDMEQETFRNRAVKYMNEWSDDRE from the exons ATATAACAAGTGATCAGGAGGATAATGGCGCCTGCTCGCCAGTGACAACCGCAACGGCGAGCGCAAGTGCCGGAAATAGTCCCAGTCCAAGTCGGAGTCCGCAGCGACAGAGCGAGGAGGAAGGAGAGAGGGAGGTCGAGTCAGTCTTGGAAAAGGGAGTGAGTAAAGAGCAGCAAATAGATAATGATAATGTCGATGAGGCAATTGAGGatcacaatcacaacaataacaacgaagTGATCATGACAAAACCCCCCGTGGAAAACGAACTGGatcacagtggcaactccagtgCATCCATGCCACATTCACCCACCGCCGCGACATCTGTGACAGAGGAGGCGGCTGCGCAGCCAACGAACACCGATAAAGAACTCGATGTGGATGTCGAGATGCAGGAGGAGACGCCGAGACAGACATCGGCAACGCCGCCAGCGTCACAGGCAGCGAATGCTGGAGCAGCTCCAGTTACCCTGGAGGCGATACAGAATATGCAGATGGCCATAGCACAGTTTGCGGCCAAGACAATTGCAAATGGTTCGTCGGGAGCGGACAATGAGGCGGCTATGAAGCAGCTGGCCTTCTTGCAACAGACGCTATTCaatctgcagcagcaacagctcttCCAGATTCAGTTGATCCAGCAATTGCAATCTCAGCTGGCCCTCAACCAGGTCAAGCCGAATGAGGAGGAGGCTGACGAGGAGCTGGAGCCGGAGGAGCGTGAGGATGGCGAGACAGACACCtacgaggaggaggagcgcATTGCCGACATGGAGTTGCGTCAGAAGGCGGAGGCACGCATGGCCGAAGCCAAGGCACGTCAGCATCTTATTAATGCCGGAGTTCCTCTTCGGGAACGCTCCCGATCCGCCTCCCCTGCTACCGAAGCGATCTCCGCGGAGTCCTTGAAGCGCAAGCGGGAGGAGGATGCCTGTGTGAAACCGCCGAGTTCCAGTCTAAAGCTGAGCGGGGAGCGGGAAAGTGCACAGGATGCGCTGTCCAAGCTCAAGGAGATGGAGAACATGCCGCTGCCCTTCGGCTCCGACTTGGCTTCTAGCATTATTACCAATCACGATGATCTACCCGAGCCCAACTCCCTCGATCTTCTACAGAAGCGCGCCCAGGAGGTGCTCGACTCCGCCTCCCAGGGAATTCTCGCCAACAATATGGCGGATGACTTTGCTTTCGGTGATAAATCCGGCGAGGGCAAGAACCGCAATGAGCCCTTCTTTAAGCATCGTTGTCGGTACTGCGGCAAGGTCTTTGGCTCCGACTCGGCGCTTCAGATCCACATCCGATCCCACACGGGAGAACGTCCTTTCAAGTGCAATGTCTGCGGCAGTCGCTTCACCACGAAGGGAAACCTCAAGGTTCACTTTCAGCGACATGCCCAGAAGTTCCCGCATGTGCCCATGAATGCCACGCCCATACCGGAGCACATGGACAAGTTTCATCCGCCGCTTTTGGATCAAATGTCGCCGGACAGTTCGCCAACACATTCTCCCGCTCCAGCGCCCAGTCTACCGCCGACTTCGACATCCGCTATGACTCAGGCTCAGGCTCAGGCTCAGGCGTCCATGTCGATGAGCTTCCCCTCAAGTCCCGCTTTTCCTGGATTCCAGGGTCTCTACCGACCACCCATGGAGCTGCTGAAGTCGTTAGGCGCTGCTGCCGGCAGCACGGCCGGTCTGCCGCATCCTTTTTTCCCTCAGATGCCTGGACTCGGTGCAGCCCTCAAGCACAGTCAGCAGCAGAGCCAGGACATGCCCACGGATCTGCGCAAGTCGTCAGGTCCCAGTTCGCCGCATGACGAGGAAGAGGATCGCACAACGGTTCGATTACCCGTCAAAACGGAGTTGCTGGAGGAGGAAAAACCGGAGAATGCGACCCGAGAATCGACGGGAGCTGAAAGTGCTGAAATGGAGGCGGAACCAGAGCCAGAACCTCTGCCGCTTGAGGTGCGCATCAAGGAGGAGCGCATCGATGAGGATCAGGAGCAGGAGCATCAACAGACATCACAATCGGAAGCGATCACCCGACGCAGTCCATCGCCCCAGCTCCCAACTGTGGCGCAATCGCCACCGCCGAACCCTCGTCATCTCCATGCTCACTCACACTCCAGCGCCATGCTAGGCTACCCACCGGTGGTACAACCCATTCAACCCCCAGCCATCATGCATACCCAATGCTCGCCCGGCTCACAGTCGCATCTGGATCAGCTGCCGACACCCGGACAGCTTCCGCCGACGATGCCGCATCGGGATGACTTCTTCGCGGAGAGATTCCCCCTTAATTTCACCACAAAGACGCTATCGCCGGAGCACCACTCGCCCATAAGGTCGCCAGCCGGACATGGGCATGCCCACGCCCACATTCCGCGATCGCCCTTCTTCAATCCGATCAAGCATGAGATGGCCGCCctcctgccacgcccacacagcAATGACAACTCGTGGGAGAACTTCATCGAGGTGTCGAACACCTCGGAGACAATGAAGCTCAAAGAGCTCATGAAGAACAAGAAGATCAGCGATCCCAATCAATGCGTCGTCTGCGATCGCGTCCTCTCCTGCAAGAGTGCTCTCCAGATGCACTACCGCACCCATACGGGCGAGAGACCCTTCAAGTGCCGCATCTGCGGACGCGCCTTCACCACGAAGGGCAACCTGAAGACTCACATGGCGGTGCATAAGATCCGGCCGCCCATGAGAAACTTCCATCAGTGTCCTGTCTGCCACAAGAAGTACTCCAATGCTCTCGTGCTGCAGCAGCACATCCGTCTCC ACGGGGAACCCACCGACCTTACGCCCGAGCAGATTCAGGCTGCCGAGATCCGTGATCCGCCGCCTTCAATGATGCCGGGTCACTTTATGAATCCCTTTGCCGCAGCCGCCTTTCACTTTGGCGCCATGCCAGGAGCAGGAGGTCCTGGTGTTCCTCCCGGAGCTGCCGGTATGCACGGAGGTCCACACAATGGGGCTTTGGGCTCGGAGTCATCGCAGGGGGATCTGGATGATAACATGGATTGTGGTGATGGGGATGACTTCGATGATGCCTCCTCGGAGCATCTGTCCAACCACAATGAGTCGGCTGGCGATGAGCGTGCGCGCTCCGGGGATGAGTTTAAGTCTCTGCTCTTCGAGCAAAAGCTGCGCATCGATCCCACGGGCGTGGTCAACATCCATAGTCATCAGCGTCCACGTTCCACCGCCAGCAATGCCAATTCCATTGGCTCCGTCTCCGCATCTGCGTCGCCCTCCGCTCCCACCAGTCCCAGCTCGCAGCCAAAGCCCAGCTGTTCGCCCGTGCGCTCCATCTCGGAGGCTTCCCAAGGTGCCCTCGATCTGACGCCACGTGCCGCGCCTCCCCCGACGCTTGCCACCAGCTCCAGCTCAAGATCTCCGCTCCCGCTGGCCGTTGAGCGCAAGGAGAAGACCATCAGTCCGTTGAGTCAACAGCCGCCGGCAAGGAGTCCCAATGGTCCCGCCTCGCTGCTCTCCTCCCCGCTGCCGCCTTCCGTGGGCATTGACTGCCTGCCTCCGGGATTGCAGCACcatctgcagcagcaacatcagcatctGATGCAGCAACAAGCTGCAGTGgcagctgccgccgctgcccagcatcatcatcaccagATGCAGCAACATGCGGCTGCCTTGCACCAGCATCAGGAGCAACTGCGTCGCGAGGCACAGGAGGTGCAACAGaaagcggcagcagctgcagccgcCGCAGTCGCTGCCCAGCGTCAGACGTCGCCACAGCCCTCGGCAAGGTCAAGTGAACCTGCTGGAGGTCCTCCCGCTCAGCCCAATCCGTTGATTGCGGCACGTCCGCCCTTTGGGATGTTCCCCAATCTGCCGATCTTCCCGCCGGCAACGACACAGAATATGTGCAATGCCATGAATCAGATTGCGCAATCCGTGATGCCAGCGGCGCCCTTCAATCCACTTGCGTTGAGTGGTGTCAGGGGCAGCACCACATGCGGCATCTGCTACAAGACATTCCCCTGCCATTCGGCGCTCGAGATTCACTACAGAAGCCACACGAAGGAGCGACCATTCAAGTGCAACATCTGTGATCGCGGTTTCACAACTAAG GGTAACCTCAAGCAGCACATGCTGACACACAAGATACGTGACATGGAGCAGGAGACCTTCAGAAATCGTGCAGTAAAGTAT ATGAATGAGTGGAGCGACGATCGcgaataa